One stretch of Mus pahari chromosome 5, PAHARI_EIJ_v1.1, whole genome shotgun sequence DNA includes these proteins:
- the Cdk5r2 gene encoding cyclin-dependent kinase 5 activator 2, with amino-acid sequence MGTVLSLSPASSAKGRRPGGLPEEKKKAPPAGDEALGGYGAPPVGKGGKGESRLKRPSVLISALTWKRLVAASAKKKKGSKKVTPKPASTGPDPLVQQRNRENLLRKGRDGPDGGGTAKPLAVPVPTVPTTAATCEPPSGGSAAAPPPGSGGGKPPPPPPPAPQAAPPAPGGSPRRVIVQASTGELLRCLGDFVCRRCYRLKELSPGELVGWFRGVDRSLLLQGWQDQAFITPANLVFVYLLCRESLRGDELASAAELQAAFLTCLYLAYSYMGNEISYPLKPFLVEPDKERFWQRCLRLIQRLSPQMLRLNADPHFFTQVFQDLKNEGEAAASTGGPPSGSSASTTSSSSARDSCATGAKHWTMNLDR; translated from the coding sequence ATGGGCACGGTGCTGTCGCTTTCCCCTGCTTCCTCGGCCAAAGGCCGGAGGCCGGGAGGGCTAccggaggagaaaaagaaggcgCCGCCCGCGGGGGACGAGGCGCTGGGGGGCTACGGCGCGCCGCCGGTGGGCAAGGGAGGCAAAGGCGAGAGCCGGCTCAAACGGCCGTCCGTGCTCATCTCGGCGCTCACCTGGAAGCGCCTAGTGGCAGCCTCggccaagaagaagaaaggcagcaaAAAGGTGACGCCCAAGCCAGCGTCCACCGGTCCCGACCCTCTGGTCCAGCAACGCAACCGCGAGAACCTTCTCCGCAAGGGCCGCGACGGCCCCGACGGTGGCGGAACAGCCAAGCCCCTGGCCGTGCCGGTGCCCACGGTGCCCACGACTGCTGCCACCTGCGAGCCCCCGTCGGGGGGCAGCGCGGCAGCCCCGCCACCAGGCTCAGGCGGGGGAaagccgccgccgccaccacccccagccccgCAGGCGGCACCGCCGGCGCCCGGAGGCTCGCCGCGGCGGGTCATCGTGCAGGCGTCCACCGGCGAGCTGCTCCGCTGCCTCGGCGACTTCGTGTGCCGACGCTGCTACCGCCTCAAGGAGCTGAGCCCCGGCGAGCTGGTGGGCTGGTTCCGCGGTGTGGACCGCTCGCTGCTGCTGCAGGGCTGGCAAGACCAGGCCTTCATTACCCCCGCCAACCTGGTGTTCGTGTACCTGCTGTGCCGGGAGTCGCTTCGCGGGGACGAGCTGGCGTCGGCCGCGGAACTGCAGGCCGCCTTcctcacctgcctctacctcgcCTACTCCTACATGGGCAACGAGATCTCCTACCCGCTCAAGCCCTTCCTCGTGGAGCCCGACAAGGAGCGCTTCTGGCAGCGCTGCCTGCGTCTCATCCAGCGGCTCAGCCCGCAGATGCTGCGGCTCAACGCCGACCCCCACTTCTTCACGCAAGTCTTTCAAGACCTCAAGAACGAGGGCGAGGCCGCGGCGAGCACCGGGGGACCACCGAGCGGAAGCAGCGcgtccaccacctcctcctcgaGCGCCAGGGACAGCTGCGCGACTGGAGCCAAGCACTGGACTATGAACTTGGACCGCTAG